A region from the Halomonas piscis genome encodes:
- a CDS encoding SurA N-terminal domain-containing protein, with protein MLQNIRDGAKSWAAKIIIGVMVAAMALFGVESLFSVFGKDPEQIAKVNGDTITRQQVELEVQRTMRSGQVPPEQEKALRRDMLDQLITQKLLTQYAEDGGFRVSDDQLDQLIVNLDEFQDQEGSFSAELFRNRLSSAGYTPLAFRNELRADIMRRQLQQGLALSDFTLDAERERLAKLQRQSRSFRYAQLTPANVDVEATPDGEAVQAYYDSHTELFRRPEQVKLNYVVLDRQDMADTAEVSEEKLREAWREQNDEADRRISHIMIGFGDERSREDAEAMADEALDDLEAGESFADTAARYSEDTASAENGGDLGEISRGFFGEAFDEAAFSLGENEVSEPVVMDGALHIIKVTHIDRPPFDEQRDKLRQMLAARQVEGEFNDRAQQLIDESFAADDLQSVADDIGLTVKHSGWVSREGGDGVLSEPGVMDKAFAEDVLEDGYNSDVIELDEDRRLVLRVTDHRDATTLPLAEVRDDVEQRVTAKQREEALAQRAETLIERLETGKDTDLRWQQADDISRQEETAVPDAVVGAAFRLPRPDEGQATYGHVTTSDGVAIIALERVAAGEPNEEVEAFVARMAEQMRSRAAVQGLIDYLHQQGSIETDR; from the coding sequence ATGCTGCAAAATATTCGAGACGGTGCCAAAAGCTGGGCCGCGAAAATCATTATCGGCGTCATGGTGGCTGCCATGGCGCTGTTTGGCGTGGAGTCGCTGTTCAGCGTCTTCGGCAAGGACCCCGAACAGATAGCCAAGGTCAACGGCGATACCATTACTCGCCAGCAGGTCGAGCTGGAAGTGCAGCGCACCATGCGTTCGGGGCAGGTGCCCCCGGAGCAGGAAAAGGCGCTGCGCCGGGACATGCTGGACCAGCTGATCACGCAAAAGCTGCTGACGCAGTATGCCGAAGACGGCGGCTTCCGGGTCTCCGACGATCAGCTGGATCAGCTCATCGTCAACCTGGACGAGTTTCAGGACCAGGAAGGCAGTTTCTCGGCCGAGCTGTTCCGCAACCGCCTGTCCAGCGCCGGCTACACGCCGCTGGCGTTTCGCAACGAGCTGCGCGCTGACATCATGCGCCGCCAGCTGCAGCAGGGGCTTGCTCTTAGCGACTTTACCCTCGACGCGGAGCGCGAACGCCTGGCCAAACTGCAGCGCCAGTCGCGCAGCTTTCGCTACGCGCAGCTGACGCCGGCAAACGTCGACGTCGAAGCCACTCCCGATGGCGAGGCCGTCCAGGCCTACTACGATTCGCATACCGAGCTTTTCCGTCGCCCGGAGCAGGTCAAGCTCAACTACGTGGTGCTCGACCGTCAGGACATGGCCGATACCGCCGAGGTCAGCGAAGAGAAGCTGCGCGAGGCATGGCGCGAGCAGAACGACGAGGCCGATCGGCGCATTTCCCATATCATGATCGGCTTTGGCGACGAGCGCAGCCGCGAAGACGCCGAGGCGATGGCAGACGAAGCGCTGGATGATCTGGAGGCCGGGGAAAGCTTTGCCGACACCGCCGCGCGCTACTCGGAGGATACCGCCAGCGCCGAAAACGGCGGTGATCTGGGCGAGATCAGCCGCGGCTTTTTCGGCGAGGCCTTTGACGAGGCGGCGTTTTCTCTCGGGGAAAACGAGGTGTCCGAGCCGGTGGTCATGGACGGAGCGCTGCATATCATCAAGGTGACCCACATCGACCGGCCGCCGTTTGACGAGCAGCGCGACAAGCTGCGCCAGATGCTCGCGGCTCGCCAGGTGGAGGGAGAGTTCAACGACCGGGCCCAGCAGCTGATCGACGAAAGCTTTGCCGCCGACGACCTGCAGAGCGTGGCCGACGATATTGGCCTGACCGTCAAGCACAGCGGCTGGGTTTCCCGGGAAGGCGGCGACGGGGTGCTGTCCGAGCCCGGCGTCATGGACAAGGCGTTTGCCGAAGACGTGCTGGAGGACGGCTACAACAGCGACGTGATCGAGCTGGACGAAGACCGGCGCCTGGTGCTGCGGGTGACCGATCACCGCGACGCAACCACGCTGCCGCTTGCCGAGGTGCGCGACGATGTCGAGCAGCGGGTTACGGCGAAGCAGAGGGAAGAGGCGCTGGCACAGCGGGCAGAGACGCTGATTGAGCGCCTTGAGACGGGTAAAGACACCGACCTTCGCTGGCAGCAGGCAGACGACATATCCCGCCAGGAGGAGACTGCCGTCCCCGACGCTGTCGTCGGGGCGGCCTTCCGCCTGCCCAGGCCCGATGAAGGGCAGGCGACTTACGGCCATGTCACCACGTCCGACGGCGTGGCGATCATTGCCCTTGAGCGCGTCGCCGCAGGCGAGCCCAATGAGGAGGTGGAGGCCTTTGTGGCCCGAATGGCCGAGCAGATGCGCTCCCGGGCGGCGGTTCAGGGGCTGATCGACTATCTGCATCAGCAAGGTTCGATCGAGACGGACCGCTAA
- a CDS encoding HU family DNA-binding protein: MNKSELIEAIAASADIPKAAATRALDAMVESVTDSLKQGESVSLVGFGTFTIKERAARTGRNPQTGQPIEISAARVPSFKAGKALKDAVN, translated from the coding sequence GTGAACAAGTCCGAGCTGATTGAAGCCATTGCGGCCTCTGCCGATATACCCAAGGCAGCGGCCACCCGTGCGCTGGATGCCATGGTGGAATCCGTCACCGATAGCCTCAAGCAAGGCGAGAGCGTGTCACTGGTAGGCTTTGGTACCTTTACGATCAAGGAGCGTGCCGCGCGCACCGGGCGCAATCCGCAAACCGGCCAGCCGATTGAAATCAGCGCCGCCAGGGTGCCCAGCTTCAAGGCCGGCAAGGCGCTCAAGGATGCCGTCAACTAG
- the lon gene encoding endopeptidase La, with amino-acid sequence MQQNAEKSQCFPLLPLRDVVVYPQMVLPLFVGREKSIHALEAAMEADKRVLLVAQREASQDEPGSDDLHAMGTVADIMQLLKLPDGTVKVLIEGGFRADVDGIDEHEDGYTRAFVTPRDSEPLTDRERESLVRVLLNQFEQYVKLSKKVPNEVLNSLSDIEDPSRLVDTICAHLSLKIGDKQELLEMDRVRDRIEHLMGLIESEIDLQQVEKRIRTRVKEQMEKTQREYYLNEQMKAIQKEMGELEDVPNEVEKYEQAIESAGMPKEAAEKATQELNKLKMMSANSAEATVVRSYLDWLVAVPWKKRTRIKHDLAKAQQVLDEDHYGLDEVKSRILEYLAVQKRVRKMKGPVLCLVGPPGVGKTSLGQSVARATNRKYVRLALGGVRDESEIRGHRRTYIGSLPGKMIQRMTRAGVKNPLFLLDEVDKLGMDHRGDPSSALLEVLDPEQNNSFSDHYLELDYDLSETLFICTANSMNIPEPLLDRMEIIRLPGYTEDEKLAIAKRYLLPKQIKANGLKQNEFDLDDDALLELIRYYTREAGVRELERQIAKVARKVLRERVEQERKGEAKKGDAAKADSVLTARDIEGYAGVRRYSYGLADQNDQVGRVTGLAWTSVGGELLNIESVVTPGKGRINKTGSLGDVMKESVSAAHTVVRARAEAYGIDAERFEKEDLHIHVPEGATPKDGPSAGIAMVTAMVSAYSQRAVRSAVAMTGEVNLRGEVLPIGGLKEKLLAARRGGIKTVLIPEENRRDLKEVPDNIKDALDIRPLRWIDDVLEVALTQNGEGSRVVAEQGNKAADEALANTH; translated from the coding sequence ATGCAGCAGAACGCCGAAAAGTCACAGTGTTTTCCCTTGTTGCCGCTGCGGGACGTGGTCGTTTACCCGCAGATGGTTCTTCCGCTGTTTGTCGGACGCGAAAAATCCATTCACGCCCTCGAAGCGGCAATGGAAGCCGACAAGCGCGTGCTGCTTGTGGCCCAGCGCGAGGCGTCCCAGGATGAACCCGGCAGCGACGACCTCCATGCCATGGGCACGGTGGCCGACATCATGCAGCTGCTCAAGCTGCCCGACGGCACGGTCAAGGTGCTCATCGAGGGCGGCTTCCGTGCCGACGTCGACGGCATCGACGAGCACGAGGATGGCTATACTCGGGCGTTTGTTACGCCTCGGGACAGCGAGCCTTTGACCGATCGCGAACGCGAATCCCTGGTGCGCGTCCTGCTCAACCAGTTCGAGCAGTACGTCAAGCTGTCCAAGAAAGTGCCCAACGAGGTGCTCAACTCGCTGTCGGATATCGAAGATCCCAGCCGCCTGGTGGATACCATCTGCGCGCACCTGTCGCTCAAGATCGGTGACAAGCAGGAGCTTCTGGAAATGGATCGCGTACGCGATCGCATCGAGCACCTCATGGGGTTGATCGAGTCGGAAATCGATCTTCAGCAGGTAGAAAAGCGCATCCGCACTCGGGTCAAGGAGCAGATGGAAAAGACCCAGCGCGAGTACTATCTGAACGAGCAGATGAAGGCCATTCAGAAAGAAATGGGCGAGCTTGAGGACGTGCCCAACGAGGTCGAGAAATACGAGCAGGCTATCGAATCTGCCGGTATGCCCAAGGAGGCGGCGGAAAAGGCCACCCAGGAGCTCAACAAGCTCAAGATGATGTCGGCCAACTCCGCCGAAGCCACGGTAGTGCGTTCGTACCTCGACTGGCTGGTCGCCGTGCCGTGGAAGAAGCGCACCCGAATCAAGCACGACCTGGCCAAGGCCCAGCAGGTGCTCGACGAAGACCACTACGGTCTGGACGAGGTCAAGTCGCGTATCCTCGAGTATCTGGCCGTTCAGAAGCGCGTGCGCAAGATGAAAGGGCCGGTGCTCTGCCTGGTCGGCCCGCCCGGGGTGGGCAAGACCTCGCTTGGCCAGTCCGTTGCCCGGGCCACCAACCGCAAGTACGTGCGGCTGGCGCTCGGGGGGGTGCGTGACGAGTCCGAGATTCGCGGCCACCGGCGCACCTACATCGGCTCGCTCCCCGGCAAGATGATTCAGCGCATGACCCGGGCGGGGGTGAAAAACCCGCTGTTTCTCCTCGATGAGGTCGACAAGCTGGGCATGGATCACCGCGGCGATCCGTCGTCGGCGCTGCTGGAAGTGCTGGATCCGGAGCAGAACAACAGCTTCAGCGATCATTACCTGGAGCTGGATTACGATCTGTCGGAAACGCTGTTCATCTGCACCGCCAATTCGATGAACATTCCCGAACCGCTGCTCGATCGGATGGAAATCATCCGGCTGCCGGGCTACACCGAAGACGAAAAGCTGGCGATCGCCAAGCGCTATCTGCTGCCCAAGCAGATCAAGGCCAACGGCCTGAAACAAAACGAATTCGACCTGGACGACGACGCGCTGCTGGAGCTGATTCGCTATTACACCCGCGAAGCCGGCGTGCGCGAGCTCGAACGCCAGATCGCCAAGGTGGCGCGCAAGGTGCTGCGCGAGCGGGTCGAGCAGGAGCGCAAGGGCGAGGCGAAAAAGGGCGACGCTGCGAAGGCCGACAGCGTCCTGACGGCTCGGGACATCGAGGGCTACGCCGGCGTGCGCCGTTACAGCTACGGCCTGGCCGACCAGAACGATCAGGTCGGCCGGGTCACCGGGCTTGCCTGGACGTCCGTGGGCGGTGAGCTCTTGAACATCGAGTCGGTCGTCACGCCGGGCAAGGGACGGATCAACAAGACCGGTTCGCTTGGCGACGTGATGAAAGAATCCGTCAGCGCCGCCCACACGGTGGTGCGCGCCCGGGCAGAGGCGTATGGTATCGACGCCGAGCGCTTCGAGAAGGAAGATCTGCATATTCACGTGCCCGAAGGCGCGACGCCCAAGGACGGGCCCAGCGCGGGGATTGCCATGGTCACGGCCATGGTGTCGGCCTACAGCCAGCGTGCGGTGCGCTCGGCGGTGGCAATGACCGGTGAGGTCAACCTGCGCGGGGAGGTGCTGCCCATCGGCGGGCTCAAGGAGAAATTGCTGGCGGCCCGGCGCGGTGGTATAAAGACCGTCCTGATCCCCGAGGAAAACCGTCGGGACCTCAAGGAAGTGCCGGATAATATCAAGGACGCGCTGGATATCCGCCCGCTGCGCTGGATCGACGACGTGCTCGAGGTTGCCTTGACGCAAAACGGCGAGGGCAGTCGCGTAGTCGCCGAGCAGGGAAACAAGGCGGCGGACGAAGCGCTGGCCAACACCCATTAA
- the clpP gene encoding ATP-dependent Clp endopeptidase proteolytic subunit ClpP, with the protein MSELDIQNAGGLVPMVVEQSAKGERSYDIYSRLLKERVIFLVGPVEEYTANLIVAQLLFLESENPDKDVHLYINSPGGSVTAGLAIYDTMQFIKPDVSTVCIGQAASMGALLLAGGAADKRFCLPNSRMMIHQPLGGYQGQASDIEIHTREILGIRDRLNRILAHHTGQDIDTVARDTDRDNFMSAEQATEYGLIDAVLDKRSTS; encoded by the coding sequence ATGAGTGAGTTGGATATTCAAAACGCCGGCGGCCTGGTGCCCATGGTGGTTGAGCAAAGCGCCAAAGGGGAAAGATCCTACGATATCTATTCGCGCCTGCTCAAAGAGCGCGTGATTTTCCTGGTGGGCCCGGTAGAAGAATACACGGCCAACCTGATCGTTGCTCAGCTACTGTTCCTCGAGTCGGAAAACCCCGACAAGGACGTGCATCTTTACATCAACTCGCCGGGGGGGTCGGTAACGGCCGGCCTGGCGATTTACGATACCATGCAGTTCATCAAGCCCGACGTCTCCACGGTGTGCATCGGCCAGGCGGCGAGCATGGGCGCGCTGCTGCTGGCCGGCGGCGCGGCGGACAAGCGCTTCTGCCTGCCCAATTCAAGGATGATGATCCACCAGCCGCTGGGCGGCTATCAGGGGCAGGCGTCGGATATCGAAATCCATACCCGCGAAATTCTCGGCATCCGCGACCGCCTGAATCGCATTCTGGCCCACCATACCGGCCAGGACATCGATACGGTGGCGCGCGATACCGACCGCGACAACTTCATGAGCGCCGAGCAGGCCACCGAATATGGCCTGATTGACGCAGTGCTGGATAAGCGGTCGACATCCTGA
- a CDS encoding peptidylprolyl isomerase produces the protein MIVLQTNHGDITVKLNHDRAPKTAANFERYVRDGFYDGTLFHRVIDGFMVQGGGFDQEFNQKPTRAPVNNEADSGLKNVKGTLAMARTQDPHSATAQFFINVGDNDFLNHTGKTPQGWGYAVFGEVVDGMDVVNDIKGVATTRRGMHADVPAEDVIIERAYVKDAVKDAD, from the coding sequence ATGATCGTACTACAGACCAATCACGGTGATATCACCGTCAAGCTGAATCACGACCGGGCCCCCAAAACCGCGGCCAACTTCGAGCGCTACGTGCGCGACGGCTTTTACGACGGCACGCTGTTTCACCGGGTCATCGACGGCTTCATGGTCCAGGGCGGCGGCTTCGATCAAGAGTTCAACCAGAAGCCCACGCGCGCGCCCGTCAACAACGAAGCCGACAGCGGGCTGAAGAACGTCAAGGGGACGCTGGCCATGGCACGCACTCAGGACCCGCACTCGGCCACCGCGCAGTTTTTCATCAACGTCGGCGACAACGACTTTCTCAACCACACCGGCAAGACCCCCCAGGGCTGGGGCTACGCCGTGTTCGGCGAGGTGGTGGACGGCATGGACGTGGTCAACGACATCAAGGGCGTTGCCACCACCCGCCGGGGCATGCACGCCGACGTGCCTGCCGAGGACGTGATCATCGAGCGCGCCTACGTAAAGGACGCGGTCAAGGACGCCGACTGA
- a CDS encoding glutamine--tRNA ligase/YqeY domain fusion protein, producing the protein MTTETPKAPNFIRNQVREEMADGQVERIVTRFPPEPNGFLHIGHAKSICLNFGLAEETGGQCHMRFDDTNPAKEEQVYIDAIKEDVNWLGYEWTGPVRFASDYFDQLYVWAQHLVREGKAYVDDLSPDDIRDYRGTLTEPGTPSPYRERGVEENLELLERMRQGEFAEGGKVLRARIDMASPNINLRDPILYRIRHATHHQTGDKWHIYPSYDFTHGQSDAIEGITHSLCTLEFEDHRPLYEWFLDNLPVPARPRQIEFARLNLNYTLTSKRKLKLLVDEGIVDGWDDPRMPTISGMRRRGYTPASIRKFCDMVGVSRSDSGLVDIAMLTHAIRSDLEDNAPRAMCVLRPLKVVLTNVAEDFEETYDVAGHPARDDMAVRRVPLTRELYIDHHDFMEEPPKKFFRLAPGREVRLRNSYVIRCDEVIKDASGEVVELRCSVDFDTLGKNPEGRKVKGVLHWVSAVHGVPLEVRLYDNLFTEEQPDRDRDADFFDHLNPESLITYRAIGEPSLAGTAPETRFQFERVGYFCTDRHASTPEHLVFNRTVGLKDTWAKIRKKG; encoded by the coding sequence ATGACCACCGAGACTCCTAAAGCGCCCAACTTTATCCGTAATCAGGTACGCGAAGAGATGGCGGATGGCCAGGTCGAACGCATCGTGACGCGCTTTCCCCCGGAGCCGAACGGCTTTCTGCATATCGGTCACGCCAAGTCGATCTGCCTGAACTTCGGGCTTGCCGAAGAGACCGGCGGGCAGTGCCACATGCGCTTTGACGATACCAACCCGGCCAAGGAAGAGCAGGTCTACATCGATGCCATCAAGGAAGACGTCAACTGGCTGGGCTATGAGTGGACGGGACCGGTGCGCTTTGCCTCGGACTACTTCGACCAGCTCTACGTCTGGGCGCAGCACCTGGTGCGCGAAGGCAAGGCCTACGTCGATGACCTTTCGCCGGACGATATTCGCGACTACCGCGGGACGCTCACCGAGCCCGGCACCCCGAGCCCCTACCGCGAGCGCGGCGTGGAAGAAAACCTCGAGCTGCTGGAGCGCATGCGCCAGGGCGAATTTGCCGAGGGCGGCAAGGTGCTGCGGGCCAGGATCGACATGGCCTCGCCCAACATCAACCTGCGCGATCCGATCCTCTACCGGATCCGCCATGCCACTCACCACCAGACCGGCGACAAGTGGCACATCTACCCCTCCTACGACTTTACCCACGGCCAGTCCGACGCCATCGAAGGCATTACCCATTCACTGTGCACGCTGGAGTTCGAGGATCACCGGCCGCTTTACGAGTGGTTTCTCGACAACCTGCCGGTGCCCGCCAGACCGCGCCAGATCGAGTTTGCCCGGCTGAATCTCAACTACACGCTGACTTCCAAGCGCAAGCTCAAGCTGCTGGTGGACGAGGGCATCGTCGACGGCTGGGACGACCCGCGCATGCCGACCATCTCGGGCATGCGCCGCCGGGGCTATACGCCGGCCTCGATCCGCAAGTTCTGCGACATGGTCGGCGTCAGCCGCTCGGACAGCGGCCTTGTCGATATCGCCATGCTCACTCACGCCATTCGCTCGGACCTGGAAGACAACGCCCCCCGGGCCATGTGCGTGCTGCGGCCGCTGAAGGTGGTGCTGACCAACGTGGCGGAGGACTTCGAGGAAACCTACGACGTCGCCGGCCACCCCGCACGGGACGACATGGCGGTACGTCGGGTGCCGCTTACCCGAGAGCTCTACATCGACCACCACGACTTCATGGAAGAGCCGCCGAAAAAGTTCTTCCGCCTGGCGCCGGGCAGGGAAGTGCGCCTGCGCAACAGCTACGTCATCCGCTGCGACGAGGTGATCAAGGATGCGAGCGGCGAGGTGGTCGAGCTGCGCTGCTCGGTCGACTTCGACACCCTGGGCAAGAATCCCGAAGGGCGCAAGGTCAAGGGCGTGCTTCACTGGGTCAGCGCAGTGCACGGCGTTCCTCTGGAAGTGCGGCTTTACGATAACCTGTTCACCGAAGAGCAGCCCGACCGCGACAGGGACGCCGATTTTTTCGACCACCTGAATCCCGAGTCGCTGATTACCTACCGGGCCATCGGCGAGCCGAGCCTTGCCGGCACAGCGCCGGAGACGCGCTTCCAGTTCGAGCGCGTGGGCTACTTCTGTACCGATCGCCACGCCTCAACGCCTGAGCACCTGGTGTTCAACCGCACCGTGGGGCTCAAGGACACCTGGGCGAAGATCAGAAAAAAAGGCTAA
- a CDS encoding UDP-2,3-diacylglucosamine diphosphatase encodes MRTLLVADLHLSEHTPAMTRGFIRYLETTAPGARALYILGDLFDAWLGDDLLDQPHPLAETAWEVIEALRRLADSGTAVYFTHGNRDFLIGERFADACRATLLPEVAEVELHGVAAVLLHGDSLCTRDSAYMAFRQQSRDPQWQAQMLAMPLAERAALARQMREKSGEANAAKAENIMDVTPTEVVKLMEAYGVTTMIHGHTHRPDVHDLIVAGEPARRYVLGDWSDEDGWDLVADDSNAFSPRLRRFPLDAPPNAD; translated from the coding sequence ATGCGCACGCTACTCGTCGCCGACCTGCACTTGAGCGAGCATACCCCGGCCATGACCCGGGGATTTATCCGCTACCTGGAAACCACTGCGCCCGGCGCCCGGGCCCTTTACATCCTCGGCGATCTGTTCGATGCCTGGCTCGGGGATGATTTGCTCGACCAGCCGCACCCGCTGGCCGAGACGGCATGGGAGGTAATCGAAGCGCTGCGCCGCCTGGCCGACAGCGGCACCGCGGTTTATTTCACCCACGGCAACCGCGACTTCTTGATCGGCGAGCGCTTCGCCGACGCCTGCCGGGCGACGCTGCTGCCCGAGGTAGCCGAAGTCGAGCTGCACGGCGTTGCCGCGGTGCTGCTGCACGGCGACAGTTTGTGCACCCGGGACAGCGCCTACATGGCGTTTCGTCAGCAGTCCCGCGACCCGCAGTGGCAGGCGCAGATGCTGGCCATGCCCCTTGCCGAGCGCGCCGCACTCGCGCGGCAGATGCGCGAAAAATCCGGTGAGGCCAACGCCGCCAAGGCGGAAAACATCATGGATGTGACGCCGACCGAAGTGGTCAAGCTGATGGAGGCATACGGCGTCACTACCATGATCCATGGCCACACCCATCGCCCCGACGTCCATGACCTCATCGTGGCCGGCGAGCCCGCCAGGCGCTACGTGCTCGGCGACTGGAGCGACGAAGATGGCTGGGACCTCGTGGCGGATGACAGCAATGCTTTCTCCCCCCGGCTGCGCCGATTCCCGCTGGACGCTCCGCCCAATGCCGATTGA
- the tig gene encoding trigger factor — translation MQVSVETTTPIERRLTIQVPAAEIDEAVSARLKDTAKNVRLNGFRQGRVPMSVVRQRYGQSVRDEIVGEVMRERYVRAITDEALNPAGYPSIDATVNEAGRDLEFVATMEVYPEVELASIEGTSVERPVVEVTDADVEEMIETLRKQNADWESVDRAAAEGDQVKIDFQGFIDDEPFEGGSAEGHELVLGSNSFIPGFEEQLEGARPGDDKTVSVSFPEDYQAEHLAGKEATFKVKVHEVKAQVLPEVDAEFIERFGVESGDATEFRAEVKKNMSREAEQAVDNRVKQQVLDALKAANDIAVPAALVQQETDGMKRQAAQQFGLGEDFDVSQLPNELFEEQAKGRVQTGLLLAEVIKHNELDASDDEIRAKVEELAGQYQDPQEVVDYYMGNDQLKTQVKSAILEDKAVAKLMEQAQVSDVEMSYQQALAAAQQQGGEDGA, via the coding sequence ATGCAAGTTTCCGTCGAGACGACCACCCCGATTGAACGCCGCCTTACCATTCAGGTACCGGCCGCTGAAATCGACGAGGCCGTCAGCGCTCGCTTGAAAGACACCGCGAAGAACGTGCGCCTGAATGGCTTCCGCCAGGGGCGGGTGCCGATGTCCGTTGTTCGGCAGCGCTATGGTCAGAGCGTGCGCGACGAGATCGTCGGCGAGGTCATGCGCGAACGCTACGTCCGCGCGATTACCGATGAGGCGCTGAATCCGGCGGGCTATCCGTCCATCGATGCCACCGTCAACGAGGCCGGCAGGGACCTGGAGTTCGTCGCTACCATGGAGGTATACCCCGAGGTGGAGCTGGCCTCCATTGAGGGGACCAGCGTTGAGCGCCCGGTCGTCGAGGTCACCGATGCCGACGTCGAGGAAATGATCGAAACCCTGCGCAAGCAGAACGCCGACTGGGAAAGCGTCGACCGCGCCGCCGCCGAAGGCGACCAGGTCAAGATCGACTTTCAGGGCTTCATCGACGACGAGCCCTTCGAGGGCGGCAGCGCCGAAGGCCACGAGCTGGTGCTGGGCTCCAACAGCTTTATCCCCGGCTTTGAAGAGCAGCTGGAAGGCGCCAGGCCCGGCGACGACAAGACCGTAAGCGTCAGCTTCCCCGAGGATTACCAGGCCGAGCACCTGGCCGGCAAGGAAGCGACCTTCAAGGTCAAGGTGCACGAGGTCAAGGCGCAGGTATTGCCCGAGGTGGACGCCGAATTCATCGAGCGCTTCGGCGTGGAAAGCGGAGACGCCACCGAGTTCCGCGCGGAAGTGAAGAAGAACATGAGCCGCGAAGCCGAGCAGGCGGTGGACAACCGCGTCAAGCAGCAGGTGCTCGACGCGCTCAAGGCGGCCAACGATATCGCGGTCCCGGCCGCGCTGGTGCAGCAGGAAACCGACGGCATGAAGCGCCAGGCCGCGCAGCAGTTCGGCCTGGGCGAAGACTTTGACGTCAGCCAGCTGCCCAACGAACTGTTTGAAGAGCAGGCCAAGGGCCGGGTTCAGACCGGACTGCTGCTGGCCGAGGTGATCAAGCACAACGAGCTTGACGCCAGCGATGACGAGATCAGGGCCAAGGTCGAAGAGCTTGCCGGCCAGTACCAGGATCCTCAGGAGGTTGTTGACTACTACATGGGCAATGACCAGCTGAAGACCCAGGTGAAGTCCGCCATTCTTGAAGACAAGGCCGTGGCCAAGCTGATGGAGCAGGCTCAGGTGAGCGATGTCGAAATGAGCTACCAGCAGGCTCTTGCCGCGGCCCAGCAGCAGGGCGGTGAAGACGGTGCCTGA
- the clpX gene encoding ATP-dependent Clp protease ATP-binding subunit ClpX has product MADGKGKDEEGKLLYCSFCGKNQNEVRKLIAGPSVYICDECVDLCNDIIREEVLEADAESDDERLPTPREIRYTLDDYVIGQDRAKMVLSVAVYNHYKRLKSGVAEDDVELGKSNILLIGPTGSGKTLLAETMARLLNVPFTIADATTLTEAGYVGEDVENIIQKLLQKCDYDVEKAERGIVYIDEIDKISRKSDNPSITRDVSGEGVQQALLKLIEGTTASIPPQGGRKHPQQEFVQVNTANMLFIVGGAFAGLDKVISDRTDKAGIGFNASVKSKDTERGVGEILADVEPDDLVKFGLIPEFVGRLPVIATLTELTEDALIQILTEPKNSLIKQYVKLFEMEDVTLEFREDALRAVAASAMARMTGARGLRSILESVLLDTMYEIPSLEGVSKVVIDASVIAKESEPFLIYAQQEQTRSDGTNG; this is encoded by the coding sequence ATGGCCGACGGCAAAGGCAAGGACGAAGAAGGCAAGCTGCTGTACTGCTCGTTTTGTGGCAAGAACCAGAACGAAGTACGCAAGCTGATTGCCGGCCCGTCCGTGTATATCTGCGATGAGTGTGTCGATCTGTGTAACGACATCATTCGCGAGGAAGTTCTCGAAGCCGATGCCGAGAGCGACGATGAGCGTCTGCCCACGCCTCGCGAGATCCGCTACACCCTGGATGACTATGTCATCGGGCAGGATCGCGCCAAAATGGTGCTGTCAGTGGCGGTGTACAACCACTACAAGCGGCTGAAATCCGGCGTGGCCGAAGACGACGTCGAACTGGGCAAGTCCAATATTCTGCTGATTGGCCCCACCGGCAGCGGCAAGACCCTGCTTGCCGAGACCATGGCGCGGCTGTTGAACGTACCCTTTACCATCGCCGATGCCACCACGCTGACGGAAGCCGGCTACGTGGGCGAGGACGTCGAGAATATCATCCAGAAGCTTCTGCAGAAGTGCGACTACGACGTCGAAAAGGCAGAGCGCGGCATAGTCTATATCGACGAAATCGACAAGATTTCCCGCAAGTCCGACAACCCCTCCATCACCCGCGACGTGTCCGGTGAAGGGGTACAGCAGGCGCTGCTCAAGCTGATCGAGGGCACGACGGCTTCGATACCGCCCCAGGGCGGGCGCAAGCATCCCCAGCAGGAGTTCGTGCAGGTCAACACCGCCAACATGCTGTTTATCGTGGGCGGCGCCTTTGCCGGCCTGGACAAGGTCATCAGCGACCGTACCGACAAGGCCGGGATCGGTTTCAATGCCAGCGTCAAGAGCAAGGATACCGAGCGCGGCGTAGGCGAGATCCTGGCCGACGTGGAGCCCGATGATCTGGTCAAGTTTGGCCTGATTCCCGAGTTCGTCGGGCGTTTGCCGGTCATTGCCACGCTCACCGAGCTGACCGAGGACGCGCTGATTCAGATCCTGACCGAGCCCAAGAACTCGCTGATCAAGCAGTACGTCAAGCTGTTCGAAATGGAAGACGTCACGCTCGAGTTCCGCGAGGACGCGCTGCGCGCCGTTGCCGCCAGCGCCATGGCGCGCATGACCGGCGCTCGCGGACTGCGCTCCATTCTGGAGTCCGTGCTGCTGGACACCATGTACGAGATCCCTTCGCTGGAAGGGGTCAGCAAAGTCGTCATCGACGCCTCGGTGATTGCCAAGGAAAGCGAGCCGTTTTTGATCTATGCGCAGCAGGAGCAGACACGCAGCGACGGCACCAACGGCTGA